A window from Streptomyces subrutilus encodes these proteins:
- a CDS encoding cytochrome P450, translating to MQQPRESQEIPPGCPAHGNVQMYGPSFGADPESHYAQLRHHGPSAPVDIAPGVQAELVTSYDAALYVLQNPSSFVRDSRRWNALNEGRVPADSPALPMMGYRPNALFSDGAAHARLRGAVTDSLATVNEHQLIRQTQQSAHYLISRFSTDIRGQAELMAEYAQPLPLLVFSDLFGCPPEIGDRVIAGISGIFEGTPGADEVLGGALTELIALKRRRPTADLTTRLMEHPAQLTDEEVLHQLVTLLSGGTAPLAAAIGTSSALYLGEDWQVGLPVEDAVSQTLWNYAPIANYAAHYPTHDVELGGRVVRANDPVLISFAAANTDPKLTEHREQLSAKAHLAFGAGPHACPAKDPAFMIAVTAVETLLNQLHDVELRVPFKSLTWAPSPWSRSLVTLPIRFTPRSVPQAAGSAGPAGSTAGPLSPQQTAAASPSHAGPSRTSTGAAPQPKGGLFSRFLAWTRGE from the coding sequence ATGCAACAGCCACGTGAATCGCAGGAGATACCCCCCGGCTGCCCCGCGCACGGGAACGTCCAGATGTACGGCCCCTCGTTCGGAGCCGATCCCGAGAGCCACTACGCGCAGCTGCGCCACCACGGCCCCAGCGCGCCGGTGGACATCGCCCCCGGCGTCCAGGCCGAGCTCGTGACGAGCTACGACGCCGCCCTGTACGTCCTGCAGAACCCCTCCTCCTTCGTACGGGACTCCCGCCGCTGGAACGCCCTCAACGAGGGGCGCGTCCCGGCCGACAGCCCGGCGCTGCCGATGATGGGGTACCGCCCCAACGCGCTCTTCAGCGACGGCGCGGCACACGCCCGTCTGCGCGGGGCCGTCACCGACAGCCTCGCCACGGTCAACGAGCACCAGCTCATCAGGCAGACGCAGCAGTCCGCCCACTACCTGATCAGCCGGTTCAGCACCGACATCCGCGGCCAGGCCGAGCTGATGGCCGAGTACGCCCAGCCGCTGCCCCTGCTGGTCTTCAGCGACCTGTTCGGCTGCCCGCCCGAGATCGGCGACCGCGTGATCGCCGGGATCAGCGGCATCTTCGAGGGGACGCCCGGGGCCGACGAGGTGCTCGGCGGGGCGCTCACCGAGCTGATCGCCCTCAAGCGGCGCCGGCCGACGGCCGACCTGACGACGCGCCTGATGGAGCACCCGGCCCAGCTGACGGACGAGGAGGTGCTGCACCAGCTGGTCACCCTGCTCTCCGGTGGCACCGCGCCGCTGGCCGCGGCCATCGGCACCAGCAGCGCCCTGTACCTCGGGGAGGACTGGCAGGTCGGCCTCCCGGTCGAGGACGCCGTCTCCCAGACCCTCTGGAACTACGCTCCGATCGCCAACTACGCGGCCCACTACCCTACGCACGACGTCGAGCTCGGCGGCCGGGTGGTCCGGGCCAACGACCCGGTCCTCATCTCGTTCGCCGCGGCCAACACCGACCCGAAGCTGACCGAGCACCGCGAACAGCTCAGCGCCAAGGCCCATCTGGCGTTCGGCGCGGGCCCGCACGCCTGCCCCGCCAAGGACCCGGCCTTCATGATCGCCGTGACGGCCGTCGAGACGCTGCTCAACCAGCTGCACGACGTCGAGCTGCGCGTCCCGTTCAAGTCGCTGACCTGGGCGCCGAGTCCGTGGAGCCGTTCGCTGGTCACGCTCCCGATCCGCTTCACCCCGCGGAGCGTTCCCCAGGCGGCCGGGTCGGCCGGGCCGGCCGGATCGACCGCGGGCCCGCTGTCCCCGCAGCAGACGGCCGCCGCGTCGCCCTCCCACGCGGGGCCCTCGCGCACGAGCACCGGTGCGGCGCCGCAGCCCAAGGGCGGCCTGTTCAGCCGCTTCCTGGCCTGGACCAGGGGCGAGTGA
- a CDS encoding cytochrome P450 has protein sequence MGVATTPSYDRRASASLFSRLRTARGQADPFPIYAELLGRGEVVPAPWGGFAVTGFAACDQVLRSRQWLEPDRQWRERQGTGTRWNAPSSREMGHTLAALNAPDHTRVRRAAGTFDRGTVERIGRNVGLAADRLLDAFTERIRTGEADFSELVCEELPVAAIGDWLGLPQADWARLRQLTHDQVFTQELLPSASQLALSDAATAELRTYFMELVRDRRCHPGDDPVTRWIRTWDAIEPDRDKADEAVYFLVLFVLLAALETTATLLSTMTLRLVESPERWDTVADNPDLVPGFVEETLRYDPPTHVISRVASQDSVLGGIEIRRDEMVHLMIGAAHRDPARHRDPDRFDPERAADHLAFSGGIHYCLGAPLARLEAQTLLRQLIRRLPRLTLVRPPSMAPRVAFRRLLNLDVALA, from the coding sequence ATGGGGGTTGCCACAACTCCGTCGTACGACCGCCGGGCGTCCGCCTCCCTCTTCTCCCGTCTGCGGACGGCCAGAGGGCAGGCCGACCCCTTTCCGATATACGCCGAGCTCCTCGGCCGCGGCGAGGTGGTGCCCGCCCCCTGGGGCGGCTTCGCCGTGACGGGCTTCGCCGCCTGCGACCAGGTGCTGCGCAGCCGCCAATGGCTGGAGCCCGACCGGCAGTGGCGGGAGCGCCAGGGGACCGGCACGCGCTGGAACGCCCCCTCGTCCCGCGAGATGGGCCACACGCTCGCCGCGCTCAACGCTCCGGACCACACCAGGGTGCGGCGGGCGGCGGGCACCTTCGACCGGGGCACCGTGGAGCGCATCGGCCGCAATGTGGGCTTGGCCGCGGATCGCCTCCTCGACGCCTTCACGGAGCGAATACGCACCGGCGAGGCGGACTTCTCGGAGCTGGTCTGCGAGGAGCTGCCGGTGGCCGCCATCGGCGACTGGCTCGGGCTGCCGCAGGCCGACTGGGCCAGACTCAGACAGCTGACCCATGACCAGGTCTTCACCCAGGAGCTGCTGCCGTCGGCCAGCCAGCTGGCCCTGTCCGACGCGGCCACGGCCGAACTGCGCACCTACTTCATGGAGCTGGTGCGCGATCGGCGCTGCCACCCCGGCGACGACCCCGTCACCCGGTGGATCCGGACGTGGGACGCGATCGAGCCCGACCGGGACAAGGCCGACGAGGCCGTCTACTTCCTGGTGCTCTTCGTCCTGCTGGCCGCCCTGGAGACCACCGCGACCCTCCTGTCGACGATGACGCTCCGGCTCGTCGAGAGCCCGGAGCGGTGGGACACGGTCGCCGACAACCCGGACCTCGTGCCCGGCTTCGTGGAGGAGACCCTCCGCTACGACCCGCCGACCCACGTGATCAGCAGGGTCGCCTCGCAGGACTCCGTGCTGGGGGGCATCGAGATCCGCCGCGACGAGATGGTCCACCTGATGATCGGGGCCGCGCACCGCGACCCGGCCCGGCATCGGGACCCCGACCGGTTCGACCCCGAACGGGCCGCCGACCACCTCGCCTTCAGCGGTGGCATCCACTACTGCCTCGGGGCTCCGCTGGCCCGCCTCGAAGCCCAGACCCTGCTGCGCCAGCTGATCCGGCGCCTCCCCCGCCTCACCCTCGTACGCCCCCCGTCGATGGCGCCCCGCGTGGCGTTCCGGCGCCTGCTGAACCTGGACGTAGCACTCGCATGA
- a CDS encoding enoyl-CoA hydratase/isomerase family protein, whose protein sequence is MTEPTPLAAPAHAPARTAPKAIRTEQDGPILHVGLNPWGQDDTLGTAVLDDLIALLDDLHERPDVRILTLSSLGTDFCLGADRDEYREALAADPSGVVLRRIADKAHRLCQALENTHAVTIARLHGRVIGAGLALASFCDLRAGADTSRFRMPEVGIGLPPAWGGAMGRLVSEAGASRIRELMLTCDVFDAGTAQRIGLLHRTAPLDQLDQVIDSWTRPLVRRAPEALVLTKRMLAGYARADRTADVSLLDSHLLSAALHQHAGS, encoded by the coding sequence ATGACCGAACCGACCCCCCTCGCCGCTCCCGCGCACGCACCCGCCCGGACCGCTCCCAAGGCGATCCGCACCGAGCAGGACGGGCCCATCCTGCACGTCGGCCTCAACCCCTGGGGGCAGGACGACACGTTGGGCACCGCGGTCCTCGACGACCTCATCGCCCTGCTCGACGACCTCCACGAGAGACCCGACGTCCGGATCCTGACGCTGTCGTCCCTGGGTACGGACTTCTGCCTGGGCGCCGACCGCGACGAATACCGGGAGGCCTTGGCCGCCGATCCGTCCGGAGTGGTCCTGAGGCGCATCGCCGACAAGGCGCACCGCCTGTGCCAGGCCCTGGAGAACACCCACGCGGTCACCATCGCCCGGCTGCACGGCCGGGTCATCGGCGCGGGCCTCGCCCTCGCCTCCTTCTGCGACCTGCGCGCCGGCGCGGACACCAGCCGCTTCCGCATGCCGGAGGTCGGCATCGGGCTGCCGCCGGCGTGGGGCGGGGCGATGGGACGCCTGGTCTCCGAGGCCGGTGCCTCCAGGATCCGCGAGCTCATGCTCACCTGCGACGTCTTCGACGCCGGCACGGCCCAGCGCATCGGTCTGCTCCACCGGACCGCTCCGCTCGACCAGCTGGACCAGGTGATCGATTCCTGGACGAGGCCCCTCGTGCGGCGCGCGCCCGAGGCCCTGGTCCTGACCAAACGGATGCTGGCCGGCTACGCCCGGGCGGACCGGACGGCGGACGTCTCCCTGCTCGACTCCCATCTCCTGTCGGCCGCGCTGCACCAGCACGCGGGGAGCTGA
- a CDS encoding M1 family metallopeptidase → MSGQRTTASDPYFPANGDPRYRVHRYELALEYRPGPNRLAGTARLSAIAGRAALTEFHLNLAEFRVGRVLVDGRTPHYAHRGGKLRIRPAKPLPAGAAFTVEIHWAGNPKPVRSPWGGIGWEELTDGALVASQPVGAPSWYPCNDRPADKASYHISVNTPSAYTVVAGGRLLTRTTRASTTTWVYEQPAPTSSYLVGLSIGMYQTVLLGDPGLDGVPQSAHVPAHLLPRFSRDFARQPAMMRLFEELFGPYPFGEYAVVVADEELDVPVEAQGLSLFGANHLDGVRSSERLVAHELAHQWFGNSVTIADWRHIWLNEGFAKYAEWLWSERSGGHTAHERATAAHRLLAVSPQDLLLADPGRKLMFDDRLYQRGGLTVHAVRCALGDGPFFRMLRDWAAVHRNGVVTTAAFTAHASRYATGPLDELFAAWLYAPALPPLPSASPAAALPAMPGYPPSDGGPGRGSA, encoded by the coding sequence GTGAGCGGCCAGAGGACAACGGCATCGGACCCGTACTTTCCGGCCAACGGCGACCCCCGTTACCGTGTGCACCGGTACGAACTCGCCCTGGAGTACCGCCCCGGCCCCAACCGGCTCGCCGGCACGGCCCGGCTCAGCGCCATCGCCGGACGCGCGGCCCTCACCGAATTCCACCTGAACCTGGCGGAATTCCGCGTCGGACGGGTCCTGGTCGACGGCCGGACCCCGCACTACGCCCACCGCGGCGGCAAGCTCCGCATCCGGCCCGCCAAACCGCTGCCCGCCGGAGCCGCCTTCACCGTCGAGATCCACTGGGCGGGCAACCCCAAACCGGTGCGCAGCCCCTGGGGCGGCATCGGCTGGGAGGAGCTCACCGACGGCGCCCTGGTCGCCAGCCAGCCCGTCGGCGCACCGTCCTGGTACCCGTGCAACGACCGCCCCGCAGACAAGGCCTCGTACCACATCTCCGTCAACACCCCCTCCGCCTACACGGTGGTGGCCGGCGGCCGGCTGCTCACCCGCACCACCCGGGCCAGCACGACCACCTGGGTGTACGAGCAGCCCGCGCCCACCTCCAGCTACCTGGTCGGGCTGTCCATCGGCATGTACCAGACGGTGCTGCTCGGCGACCCCGGGCTGGACGGCGTCCCGCAGAGCGCCCACGTGCCGGCGCACCTGCTGCCGCGGTTCTCCCGCGACTTCGCCCGGCAGCCCGCCATGATGCGGCTCTTCGAGGAGCTCTTCGGGCCCTACCCCTTCGGCGAGTACGCGGTGGTCGTCGCCGACGAGGAACTGGACGTCCCCGTCGAGGCCCAGGGGCTGTCCCTGTTCGGGGCCAACCACTTGGACGGCGTACGGAGTTCGGAGCGGCTCGTCGCCCACGAACTCGCCCACCAGTGGTTCGGCAACAGCGTGACCATCGCCGACTGGCGGCACATCTGGCTCAACGAGGGCTTCGCGAAGTACGCGGAATGGCTCTGGTCGGAGCGCTCCGGCGGCCACACCGCCCACGAACGCGCCACCGCCGCCCACCGGCTCCTCGCCGTCAGCCCGCAGGACCTGCTGCTCGCCGACCCCGGCCGCAAGCTCATGTTCGACGACCGCCTCTACCAGCGCGGCGGACTCACCGTGCACGCGGTCCGCTGCGCCCTGGGCGACGGCCCGTTCTTCCGCATGCTGCGCGACTGGGCCGCGGTCCACCGCAACGGCGTCGTGACCACCGCCGCCTTCACGGCGCACGCATCGCGCTACGCCACCGGGCCGCTGGACGAGCTGTTCGCGGCCTGGCTGTACGCACCCGCCCTCCCGCCCCTGCCGTCGGCCTCACCGGCCGCGGCGCTCCCGGCGATGCCCGGGTACCCGCCGTCCGACGGCGGGCCGGGCCGCGGGTCGGCGTGA